One Thermodesulfobacteriota bacterium DNA segment encodes these proteins:
- a CDS encoding thaumatin family protein, with protein MRFTEFTRLSSLIILASFMALLINAGGGKTAHAQATITINNYCSETIWVGAVPGITSGTISGGSDPGAISTLSGWELDQNATATVTVPNNYSGRFWGRTGCSFNASDGCTGQTVNVNGNNYVIANCCDTGGCTDGGGNFVLNCVNPGLPPATLAEFTLASGVGGQDNYDVSMVDGGNVAVEIIPNSSDYTCSGNSNCIFTGNLPGTSSSTCTQDSDCYQLFGFGYKWKCDPNLNMCVNPFFCGSPGCTDTSGCAPSGLAQSDLPSSPWTGSSGLAVSQANCPSELILNSDQNQGTTYAGCFAPQKFCRQACSQDGDCGPPYTFNCGASGYCEQSKANPVILGADCDTATTDGITTYGNLWACSGPNAGSCFTTGTTDSNCCGCPSWAPGYPNGAPDGACVAGNNSDWQSIAQPVAVVFNTSSPTSYAFPYDDAIKLFACQNSGNQAVNYTVNFCPNDTDGDGVQNSGDADTDNDGVMNSAESGNQAVTTNAEGDLVGTPNDADADGIPNRRDLDSDNDGLTDHYECGGSGDADDDGEVDSDVDANQNGLPDEYDPAEGGNMLKCADTDGDGIADSHDINSDDQGGSDYEENGGTDADGDGLPDSTEDSNGDGLLDIFDPERGGAPLVIRDSDGDGIPDQLDPESSGDKGGSCALVLSRSTETPAALLPLLFLPVLIYLRRSLRIYGKD; from the coding sequence ATGCGATTTACGGAATTCACTAGACTGTCTTCTTTAATCATCCTCGCTTCATTTATGGCGCTTCTCATTAACGCGGGCGGCGGCAAGACCGCACATGCCCAGGCGACGATAACCATAAACAACTACTGCTCTGAGACCATATGGGTCGGGGCTGTCCCCGGCATAACCTCGGGTACCATATCGGGCGGAAGTGACCCCGGGGCCATAAGCACGCTCAGCGGATGGGAGCTCGATCAGAACGCCACGGCCACCGTTACCGTGCCGAACAACTATTCGGGTAGGTTCTGGGGACGGACTGGTTGCAGCTTCAACGCGTCTGACGGCTGCACCGGTCAGACCGTGAACGTGAACGGCAACAATTACGTCATAGCCAACTGCTGCGACACGGGGGGATGCACGGACGGAGGAGGAAACTTCGTGCTCAACTGCGTAAATCCGGGCCTGCCGCCGGCGACGCTCGCCGAGTTCACTCTCGCTTCAGGGGTTGGAGGACAAGATAATTACGACGTCAGCATGGTCGACGGCGGCAACGTCGCGGTCGAAATAATCCCTAACTCCTCCGACTACACCTGCTCCGGCAACAGCAACTGCATATTCACCGGCAATCTTCCGGGCACAAGCTCGTCCACCTGCACGCAGGATTCGGACTGCTACCAGCTCTTCGGGTTCGGCTACAAATGGAAATGCGACCCCAATCTGAACATGTGCGTGAACCCCTTCTTCTGCGGGAGCCCCGGCTGTACCGACACCTCCGGATGCGCCCCTAGCGGGCTCGCGCAGTCAGACCTCCCCTCGTCCCCGTGGACGGGCTCGTCGGGACTTGCCGTCTCCCAGGCGAACTGTCCTTCCGAGCTTATATTGAATAGCGACCAGAACCAGGGAACGACCTACGCCGGCTGCTTTGCGCCCCAGAAATTCTGCAGGCAGGCGTGCTCGCAGGACGGCGACTGCGGCCCCCCGTATACGTTCAACTGCGGGGCTTCGGGCTACTGCGAGCAGTCGAAGGCGAACCCCGTCATACTCGGCGCCGACTGCGACACAGCTACCACGGACGGCATCACCACATACGGCAACCTCTGGGCGTGCTCGGGGCCGAACGCGGGCTCGTGTTTCACGACGGGCACGACCGACTCCAACTGCTGCGGGTGCCCATCCTGGGCGCCGGGATATCCTAACGGCGCGCCCGACGGCGCGTGCGTGGCGGGGAATAACTCCGACTGGCAGTCCATAGCCCAGCCTGTCGCAGTGGTATTCAACACATCCAGCCCGACTTCATACGCATTCCCTTACGACGACGCGATAAAGCTTTTTGCTTGCCAGAATTCAGGAAACCAGGCCGTCAACTACACGGTCAACTTCTGCCCGAACGATACGGACGGGGACGGCGTGCAGAATTCGGGCGACGCGGACACGGACAACGACGGGGTCATGAACAGCGCGGAGTCCGGGAACCAGGCCGTCACAACGAACGCAGAGGGCGACCTCGTCGGCACGCCGAACGACGCGGACGCGGACGGCATCCCCAACAGGCGCGACCTCGATTCCGATAACGACGGGCTCACGGACCATTACGAGTGCGGCGGATCAGGCGACGCGGACGACGACGGCGAGGTCGATTCCGATGTTGACGCGAACCAGAACGGCCTTCCGGACGAATACGACCCCGCCGAGGGAGGCAATATGCTCAAGTGCGCGGACACGGACGGGGACGGTATAGCCGACTCGCACGACATTAATTCCGACGACCAGGGCGGGTCCGATTACGAGGAGAACGGCGGAACGGACGCTGACGGCGACGGGCTGCCGGATTCGACCGAAGACTCGAACGGTGACGGGCTCCTCGACATATTCGATCCGGAGAGGGGCGGAGCTCCGCTAGTGATAAGGGACTCCGACGGCGACGGCATACCCGACCAGCTCGACCCCGAGAGCAGCGGGGACAAGGGAGGGAGCTGCGCTCTCGTATTATCCCGAAGCACGGAAACACCGGCAGCGCTCCTGCCTCTCCTGTTTTTACCGGTATTAATCTATTTGAGGAGGTCCTTACGTATATATGGTAAGGACTGA
- a CDS encoding DUF559 domain-containing protein, whose product MLNYNKNLKPLAQKLRKNMTDAEILLWSKVRMKQIAGLQFYRQAIIGDYIVDLYCPAAKLVVEIDGGQHYYGEKQESDQIRDNKLIRLGLKVLRFSNLDVLQNIDGVLEQIYLNLNPPVSPFVKGGE is encoded by the coding sequence ATGCTAAACTACAACAAAAACCTGAAGCCTCTCGCACAGAAGCTCAGAAAAAATATGACCGATGCTGAGATACTCCTCTGGTCTAAAGTTAGAATGAAGCAAATTGCGGGGCTACAATTTTACAGACAAGCAATAATTGGAGACTATATCGTAGACTTATATTGCCCGGCAGCCAAGTTGGTCGTGGAAATCGACGGTGGACAGCATTATTATGGAGAAAAACAAGAAAGCGATCAAATTCGTGACAATAAATTGATCCGTCTCGGCTTGAAAGTATTAAGGTTCTCAAACCTCGATGTGCTGCAAAATATTGACGGCGTACTTGAACAAATCTATTTGAATTTAAATCCCCCTGTATCCCCCTTTGTCAAAGGGGGAGAATGA
- a CDS encoding multiheme c-type cytochrome, with protein MIGDMPGIRATIKLIGPVWFLLLLVTLAFPSRADEEKESGGTLFISKGCMGCHGVSGRGGVGPALAHTALTFDAFLSQLRHPRDIMPAFPAQAVSDGDAREIYAYLKDVPPPAERIQKDIPKGELGPETCAPCHKTLHPEIVSQFESSAMGMEGAQNPRVDFPLKQLTCANCHGTDHDVIMASKGRVPETMCAACHAQIYKEHVLDAGHSYGPGPGDIGINWERNIGVPNYKQMPRKVMQMGCDPCHAQAGATDAKYWSDEQLKYIDMSSLDYRNGCIACHTRHSFNLEEARKPEACYTCHMGPDHPNFEAYMSSKHGSIYSARGSAWDWSVPLAEAKYGTPTCSYCHMLYVDNDGKRYSSHNMTRKIIWGMGTQAALGDLKDITLEPENQAKRVEMIKVCLTCHSEDKARYYLESADAHKLAGDALVVEARDILKGLYDDGLIKPSHGQMAAGLLPGPRFTAIDIPGGFAQHWPAGLYFNVSAIEREYFDMFFFSNLKSYKGAFHMSPDYAWWYGYADVLGHLARIRDEAASLREAKATSDRTLFMIFTGPLMVLAVLLVVFLIWRAWRKRTMAG; from the coding sequence ATGATAGGAGACATGCCGGGAATAAGGGCAACGATAAAATTAATCGGCCCTGTGTGGTTTCTCCTGCTCCTCGTAACGCTCGCATTCCCGTCACGGGCCGATGAAGAAAAAGAGAGCGGCGGCACGCTTTTCATATCGAAAGGCTGCATGGGCTGCCACGGCGTGAGCGGCCGCGGCGGTGTCGGGCCCGCGCTCGCGCATACCGCCCTCACGTTCGATGCGTTCCTGAGCCAGCTCCGCCACCCGAGGGACATCATGCCCGCGTTTCCCGCCCAGGCGGTCAGCGACGGGGACGCGCGCGAAATCTACGCGTACCTTAAAGACGTCCCCCCTCCCGCAGAGAGGATACAGAAGGACATCCCTAAGGGAGAACTCGGCCCCGAGACGTGCGCCCCTTGCCACAAGACGCTCCATCCCGAGATAGTGAGCCAGTTCGAGTCGAGCGCGATGGGGATGGAAGGCGCGCAGAACCCGCGCGTCGATTTCCCGCTCAAACAGCTTACTTGCGCCAACTGCCACGGCACCGACCACGACGTGATAATGGCGTCCAAGGGACGCGTCCCGGAGACCATGTGCGCCGCGTGCCACGCGCAGATATATAAGGAGCACGTCCTCGACGCGGGGCATTCGTACGGTCCGGGCCCGGGCGACATCGGAATAAACTGGGAGCGCAACATCGGCGTGCCCAACTACAAGCAGATGCCGAGGAAGGTCATGCAGATGGGCTGCGACCCATGCCACGCGCAGGCGGGCGCTACGGACGCGAAATACTGGAGCGACGAACAGTTGAAATACATAGACATGAGCAGCCTCGATTACAGGAACGGCTGCATCGCCTGCCATACGCGACACTCGTTCAACCTCGAAGAAGCGCGGAAGCCCGAAGCCTGCTACACATGCCACATGGGCCCCGACCACCCGAACTTTGAGGCCTACATGAGCTCGAAGCACGGCTCCATTTACTCCGCCCGCGGGAGCGCGTGGGACTGGTCAGTACCCCTCGCCGAGGCCAAGTACGGCACGCCTACCTGCTCGTATTGCCACATGCTCTACGTCGACAACGACGGCAAGCGGTATTCGAGCCACAACATGACGCGGAAGATTATCTGGGGTATGGGGACACAGGCCGCGCTCGGCGATCTCAAGGACATAACGCTCGAGCCGGAAAATCAGGCGAAGCGGGTCGAGATGATAAAGGTCTGTCTCACGTGCCATTCGGAGGATAAGGCAAGATACTATCTCGAATCTGCGGACGCGCACAAGCTCGCGGGCGACGCTCTCGTGGTCGAGGCAAGGGATATATTGAAAGGGCTCTACGACGACGGGCTCATCAAGCCGAGCCACGGCCAAATGGCGGCAGGACTCCTGCCGGGCCCCCGGTTCACGGCGATCGACATACCGGGCGGGTTCGCGCAGCACTGGCCCGCGGGGCTTTACTTCAACGTATCGGCGATAGAACGGGAATACTTCGACATGTTCTTCTTCTCGAACCTGAAATCCTATAAAGGCGCATTCCACATGAGCCCCGATTACGCGTGGTGGTACGGCTACGCTGACGTGCTCGGGCACCTGGCGAGGATACGGGACGAGGCGGCAAGCCTGAGGGAAGCCAAGGCCACGAGCGACAGGACCTTGTTCATGATATTCACGGGCCCGCTCATGGTGCTCGCCGTGCTCCTCGTCGTATTCCTAATCTGGCGCGCGTGGCGTAAACGGACCATGGCGGGGTGA
- a CDS encoding DUF1326 domain-containing protein yields MAANSWKLDGTYFEACNCDVACPCAFTSAPTEGECKALVAWHIDKGHFQDVNLDGLNLAIAVYSPGHMLEVKWSIAVYVDERASDEQRSALFTIFSGQAGGHPAAIASFVGAILGVKSVAIDYRADGRTRSIRLGDIADMEIEALPGQGGADITVTNAPFCVAPGYPSVVAKSKQLNLKDGGLNWYITNKNGYYSPFSYSAA; encoded by the coding sequence ATGGCCGCAAACAGCTGGAAGCTGGACGGGACGTATTTCGAAGCGTGCAACTGCGACGTCGCCTGCCCGTGCGCGTTTACAAGCGCGCCTACGGAAGGGGAATGCAAGGCCCTCGTAGCCTGGCATATCGACAAGGGACATTTCCAGGACGTTAATCTCGACGGTCTTAACCTCGCGATCGCCGTTTACTCGCCGGGGCATATGCTGGAGGTGAAGTGGAGCATCGCGGTGTATGTCGACGAGAGGGCGAGCGATGAACAGAGGAGCGCCCTGTTCACTATATTTTCGGGGCAGGCCGGAGGGCACCCTGCGGCAATCGCTTCGTTCGTAGGGGCCATTCTGGGCGTCAAGAGCGTCGCGATCGATTACCGCGCCGACGGCAGGACGCGCAGCATCCGCCTGGGAGACATCGCCGACATGGAGATCGAGGCGCTGCCCGGCCAGGGAGGCGCGGATATTACGGTGACAAACGCGCCGTTCTGCGTCGCGCCGGGGTATCCGTCGGTAGTCGCCAAATCGAAACAATTAAACCTTAAAGACGGCGGGCTCAACTGGTATATAACGAACAAGAACGGATACTACTCGCCGTTTTCTTATTCGGCCGCATGA
- a CDS encoding DUF2182 domain-containing protein: MDTGQNISIIESALRRDRVIVLLGLACIAALAWAYTVHEAWVMNNMDIETCMGLSARSWGLTDLFLLFLMWTVMMAAMMIPSVSPVVLLYARYVRTKGCGGGVISLTGLFALGYLASWTGFSLIAALAQWGLHEAALISPMMVSTSPVLGGAILVAAGVFQWTPLKHACLSQCRTPIGFLMTEWREGAGGACVMGLRHGTYCVGCCWLLMAVLFVTGVMNILWVALIAAFVLVEKLAPSGEWAARTAGVLLAGYGLWMIGQKLVS; the protein is encoded by the coding sequence TTGGACACAGGACAAAACATTTCCATCATAGAGTCCGCCCTCAGGCGGGACCGTGTTATCGTATTGCTCGGACTCGCGTGCATTGCGGCGCTCGCCTGGGCCTATACCGTGCACGAGGCATGGGTAATGAATAACATGGACATAGAGACGTGCATGGGCCTGTCCGCCAGGAGCTGGGGCCTGACCGACCTCTTCCTTTTATTCCTCATGTGGACGGTGATGATGGCAGCGATGATGATACCGTCGGTCTCGCCGGTGGTGCTCCTTTACGCGCGTTATGTGAGGACGAAGGGATGCGGAGGCGGGGTCATAAGCCTGACGGGCTTGTTCGCGCTCGGCTACCTGGCTTCGTGGACCGGGTTCAGCCTTATCGCTGCGCTTGCGCAGTGGGGCCTCCATGAAGCCGCTCTCATATCGCCGATGATGGTGAGCACGAGCCCCGTGCTGGGCGGCGCGATACTCGTAGCCGCCGGGGTATTCCAGTGGACCCCGCTCAAGCACGCCTGTCTCAGTCAATGCCGCACGCCGATCGGGTTCCTCATGACTGAGTGGCGGGAAGGGGCGGGCGGGGCGTGCGTTATGGGGCTCAGGCACGGGACTTACTGTGTAGGCTGCTGCTGGCTGCTCATGGCGGTGCTGTTCGTTACGGGCGTAATGAACATCCTCTGGGTCGCTCTTATCGCGGCGTTCGTGCTCGTAGAGAAGCTCGCGCCTTCGGGCGAGTGGGCGGCGAGGACGGCAGGGGTACTGCTCGCGGGCTACGGCTTGTGGATGATCGGCCAGAAACTTGTTTCCTGA
- a CDS encoding DUF1326 domain-containing protein, whose protein sequence is MADWWWKADYYETCNCAYGCPCNLTMIPTDGTCQAIDVWSIKEGAYGSVRLDGLTIALIVRWPNPIHHGNGEAVVYIDERADESQREALAKIGTGKAGLGGPFEIFSTTYSSPARVVYGPVQVSRSGKRATLRLGSAASADIEPIISDMDKSEANARMVLPGGFIWKDSEIVNTKRCDVNVEGLSFRHENSSAFLSEVEYNV, encoded by the coding sequence ATGGCTGATTGGTGGTGGAAGGCAGATTATTATGAGACATGCAACTGCGCGTACGGGTGTCCCTGCAACCTGACCATGATCCCGACCGACGGGACATGCCAGGCAATCGACGTCTGGAGCATAAAGGAAGGGGCGTACGGGAGCGTCCGGCTGGACGGTCTCACGATCGCACTGATCGTCCGCTGGCCCAATCCCATACATCACGGCAACGGCGAAGCGGTCGTGTATATCGACGAACGTGCCGACGAGTCGCAAAGAGAAGCGCTTGCCAAGATCGGCACGGGCAAAGCCGGTCTCGGCGGTCCGTTCGAGATTTTCTCTACTACCTATTCGAGTCCCGCCAGGGTCGTCTACGGCCCGGTCCAGGTATCTCGCAGCGGCAAGAGGGCAACCCTGCGGCTTGGCAGCGCCGCCAGCGCCGACATCGAGCCGATAATTTCCGATATGGACAAGTCGGAAGCGAACGCCCGCATGGTCCTGCCCGGCGGATTCATATGGAAGGATAGCGAAATAGTGAATACCAAACGCTGCGACGTTAACGTCGAAGGGCTCTCGTTCCGGCATGAGAACTCGAGCGCATTTCTTTCCGAGGTCGAGTATAACGTCTAG
- a CDS encoding FRG domain-containing protein yields the protein MNNDSPFKEIYLSSFDEFELAYSDIRMNRKHYKTVFRGQAEAIWGLVPSVLRGFSDDVIPMESIRERIMREYIDVSYFVIIADRMGFDLPGDLFELLNPIKFNISEDKSFYDWYCTTKAGWKEVISIAQHYGVKTRYLDFTFNPYTALFFAAMEVTRKYLGECDKIPESNNHFSLWMLDKDYLNNSCCTIDHFEVPTARNKYLNAQKGLFLSPPLPPLYDAPFYGDTKKMNVNKKSLDIMEEVMGNNYHSVNNGDLDLKRRWPIIYKYNFSFTIAPTILQELDAQYDINIATQKPNLENIINYRQFREKVNDLACILRDDSDRSP from the coding sequence CATTTAAAGAAATTTATCTTTCATCTTTTGACGAATTCGAACTTGCCTATTCAGACATTAGAATGAACCGCAAACACTATAAAACTGTCTTCAGAGGTCAAGCAGAAGCTATTTGGGGACTTGTTCCCTCAGTTCTCCGTGGTTTCAGTGATGATGTAATTCCAATGGAATCTATAAGAGAACGAATTATGCGTGAATATATCGATGTTTCATATTTTGTCATAATAGCTGATAGAATGGGATTCGATTTACCCGGAGATCTATTCGAGTTGTTAAATCCCATTAAATTTAATATCTCCGAAGATAAGAGCTTCTATGATTGGTATTGTACAACTAAGGCTGGGTGGAAAGAAGTAATATCAATTGCTCAACATTACGGTGTTAAAACCAGATATTTAGATTTTACTTTTAATCCTTATACGGCTCTTTTTTTCGCTGCGATGGAAGTCACGAGAAAGTATCTAGGCGAATGTGACAAAATTCCGGAGTCAAATAATCATTTTTCACTATGGATGTTGGACAAAGACTATTTAAATAACTCCTGCTGTACTATAGATCATTTTGAAGTGCCAACAGCTAGAAATAAATATTTAAATGCACAGAAGGGTCTATTTCTATCACCTCCTCTTCCTCCATTATATGATGCACCTTTTTATGGTGATACAAAGAAAATGAATGTAAATAAGAAATCTCTTGATATTATGGAGGAAGTCATGGGAAATAATTATCACTCTGTAAATAATGGTGACTTAGATTTAAAAAGAAGATGGCCAATAATCTATAAATACAACTTTTCTTTCACCATCGCCCCTACAATTTTACAAGAGTTAGATGCGCAGTACGATATCAATATAGCAACACAAAAACCTAATCTAGAAAATATCATTAACTACAGACAATTCAGAGAAAAGGTAAATGATCTGGCTTGTATACTCAGAGATGACTCAGATAGAAGTCCCTAA